A genomic window from Pyxicephalus adspersus chromosome 2, UCB_Pads_2.0, whole genome shotgun sequence includes:
- the CHMP7 gene encoding charged multivesicular body protein 7: protein MAPPYPADWDDDERMSFMFSAFKGSRDVDSVGWDSKMTFWIPLILQHAKAQGNVRVTLRQLQSHFTRKSSTPLGLATVIQEMLRRGCLQIESDFVSGVSSGWISWGIRQMVIKPLQWTWGTILGAQISPDEPFVIPDILKAQAELVLKEYLSSPLSSTSIVLDDDVYNLCKDQIPDRSAFNLVLLQLQLEKKISVLQRHGEKLVKFLQDGKTRVNSIEESDLGIYELQKSQKLLSEKVQKASEESDQLKEEAINFKRAGNKQQALRWMRRRKLSEKRLSELQNKLDTVQNILDRISIAETDRMVISAYQMGVTALRTTLKDVSVEKTESLVDQIQEFCDLQDDISQSLAGAVPGDIDVDTDDLEKELNELLQENEVDLPEVPTGPLITSPQRLPAVQNTAAFDSRIAFNLPDVPGVPVTVPRRQNTISMNVSPERNGDTQPCTQYLPYK, encoded by the exons ATGGCCCCACCTTACCCCGCAGACTGGGATGATGATGAGCGGATGTCATTTATGTTCTCTGCCTTTAAAGGCTCACGAGATGTGGACAGTGTGGGCTGGGACAGTAAAATGACATTTTGGATTCCATTAATATTACAGCATGCCAAGGCTCAGGGAAATGTCAGAGTCACACTGCGTCAGCTTCAATCACACTTCACCCGTAAGAGCAGCACCCCGTTGGGTTTGGCAACAGTCATTCAGGAGATGCTAAG acgaGGTTGCCTACAAATAGAGTCAGATTTTGTGTCTGGAGTCTCCAGTGGCTGGATCTCATGGGGAATTAGGCAAATGGTCATCAAACCTCTACAGTGGACTTGGGGTACCATTCTAGGTGCGCAGATTAGTCCGGATGAACCATTTGTGATTCCTGATATCTTAAAG GCACAGGCAGAGCTGGTGTTAAAGGAGTACCTGTCGTCTCCACTGAGTTCTACCTCTATTGTGTTAGATGATGACGTATACAATTTATGCAAGGACCAGATTCCAGACAGGTCTGCCTTTAATCTGGTTTTATTGCAACTGCAGCTTGAGAAGAAAATCAGTGTTTTGCAAAGACACGGGGAGAAG CTTGTGAAGTTTTTACAGGATGGTAAGACTCGGGTGAACTCAATAGAAGAATCTGATTTGGGCATTTATGAATTACAAAAAAGTCAGAAGCTCCTATCAGAGAAAGTGCAGAAGGCAAGCGAGGAATCAGACCA GCTGAAGGAAGAggcaataaactttaaaagagCTGGAAATAAGCAGCAg GCTCTGCGATGGATGAGACGAAGGAAGTTATCAGAGAAACGGTTGTCAGAACTGCAGAATAAGCTGGACACTGTGCAGAACATCCTGGACAGAATATCAATAGCCGAAACGGACCGCATG GTGATATCTGCATATCAAATGGGAGTGACAGCACTGCGCACAACACTAAAGGATGTCAGTGTGGAGAAAACAGAAAGCTTAGTAGATCAAATTCAGGAG TTCTGTGATCTACAAGATGATATTAGCCAGAGCTTGGCTGGAGCAGTGCCCGGGGATATTG ATGTGGACACAGATGATCTGGAGAAAGAGTTGAATGAGCTTCTCCAGGAAAATGAGGTGGACCTTCCTGAAGTCCCTACTGGACCACTGATCACCTCTCCACAAAGGCTTCCTGCTGTGCAGAATACTGCAG CTTTTGATAGTCGGATAGCATTTAATCTTCCAGACGTTCCTGGGGTTCCAGTCACTGTTCCTAGGAGACAAAACACTATTTCAATGAATGTTTCACCCGAACGAAACGGAG ATACTCAGCCCTGCACACAGTATTTACCCTACAAGTGA